A part of Hirundo rustica isolate bHirRus1 unplaced genomic scaffold, bHirRus1.pri.v3 scaffold_86_arrow_ctg1, whole genome shotgun sequence genomic DNA contains:
- the LOC120748200 gene encoding olfactory receptor 14J1-like, whose product MSNSSSISHFLLLALADTRQLQLLHFCLFLGISLAALLANGLIISAVACGHHLHTPMFFFLLNLALTNLGSILTTVPKAMHNSLWDTRNISYTGCAAQVFLVVFCATTEFSLLTIMSYDRYVSICKPLHYGTLLGSRACAHMAAAAWASAFLYSLMHTANTFSLPLCHGNALGQFFCEIPQILKLSCSHSYLRELGLLTVSACLVFGAFLFIVFSYVQIFRAVLRIPSEQGRHKAFSTCLPHLAVLSLFLSTGFFAYLKPPSISSPSLDLALSVLYSVVPPALNPLIYSLRNQELKAAVRRLMTVWFQGH is encoded by the coding sequence atgtccaacagcagctccatcagccacttcctcctgctggcattggcagacacgcggcagctgcagctcctgcacttctgcctcttcctgggcatctccctggctgcccttctggccaacggcctcatcatcagcgccgtagcctgcggccaccacctgcacacgcccatgttcttcttcctgctcaacctggccctcaccaACCTGGGTTCCATCCTCACCACTGtgcccaaagccatgcacaattccctctgggacaccaggaacaTCTCCTACACAGGATGTGCTGCCCAAGTATTTCTTGTTGTTTTCTGTGCTACAACAGAGTTTTCCCTCCTGACCATCATGAGCTATGACCGCtacgtgtccatctgcaaacccctgcactatgggaccctcctgggcagcagagcttgtgcccacatggcagcagctgcctgggccagtgcctttctctaTTCACTGATGCACAcagccaatacattttccctgcccctgtgccatggcaatgccctgggccagttcttctgtgaaatcccacagatcctcaagctctcctgctcacaCTCCTACCTCAGGGAACTTGGGCTTCTTACTGTTAGTGCCTGTTTGGTATTTGGTGCTtttttgttcattgttttctcctatgtgcagatcttcagggctgtgcttaggatcccctctgagcagggaaggcacaaagccttttccacctgcctccctcacctggctgtgctctccctgttcctcagcactggcTTTTTTGCCTacctgaagcccccctccatctcctccccatccctggatctggctctgtcagttctgtactcagtggtgcctccagccctgaaccccctcatctacagcctgaggaaccaggagctcaaggctgcagtgcGGAGACTGATGACTGTATGGTTTCAGGGACATTAA